The window GGTCGTTACCGATTCAAAGCTGGAGGACGCCACCCGCCCGGTGTTCCTGACCTTTGCCGGCGAGGTTGAGCCGGGCGAGCCCTTCGCGCATATGGTCGAGAACCGGCAGCTGATCGACGAACTCGTGAAGCGTGCGGAGGTGGAGGGCATCGATCTGCGCGCCACCGCCGTGACGACCTTTGCTGCGCGCCCCGACGGCGTCAGCGTCACGCTTGGCGACGGCAGCATTATCGAGGCGAGCCTGCTGGTCGCCGCCGACGGCGCGCGTTCGAAGTTGCGCGAGCGCGCCGGCATCGCCACCCATGGCTGGGACTACGACCAGTCCGGCATCGTCGTGACGGTCGGCCATGAGCGCGATCATCAGGGCCGCGCCGAAGAACATTTTTTACCGGCAGGCCCGTTCGCGATCCTGCCGCTGACCGGCCGGCGCTCATCGCTGGTGTGGACCGAGAAGCGCAGCGAGGCCGCGCGCATCGTCGCATTGCCGGATGAAGAATTTCACGGCGAGCTTGAACAGCGGTTCGGCCTGCATCTCGGCGAAGTGAAAGCGCTCGACAAGCCCCGCGCGTTTCCGCTCGGCTATTTCGTCGCGCGCTCCTTCATCGGCGAACGGCTGGCGCTGGTCGGCGACGCCGCCCATGTGATCCATCCGATCGCCGGGCAGGGTCTCAATATGGGGTTGAAGGATGTCGCCGCATTGGCGGAGACCATCGTCGATGCGGCGCGGCTCGGCATCGATTTCGGCCAGGCCGATGTGCTGGAGCGCTACCAGCGCTGGCGCCGCTTCGACACCATGGCCATGGGCGTCGCCACCAATTCGCTGAATCTGCTGTTCTCGAACAAGTCGACCTTGCTGCGCAGCGTCCGCGACATCGGGCTCGGCCTGGTTGATCGCCTGCCGCCTTTGAAGAACGTCTTCATCCGCCAGGCGGCCGGGCTGTCAGGCGAAATCCCGAGGTTGCTGAAGGGCGAGGCGCTGTAAGCGGCGCCTTGATCTCGGGCTCAATCGATCTTGCGCGCTTCTTCCGGCAGCATGATCGGGATGCCGTCGCGGATCGGATAAGCGAGTTTCGCTTTGCGCGAGATCAGCTCTTGCCTGCTGGAATCGAATTCCAGTTGGCCCTTGGTCAGCGGGCAGACCAGGATTTCCAGCAGCTTCGGATCGACGGTTGATTCTTGTCGTTCGGGTGAGGATGTTGTCATGCGCGAGCTCCGGCGGACGGCCCAGGGTTTCCGAACTTGTAGCATATTCGTTCGGACCGCGTGTGACGTGCGATGCTTATCGCGAGGCGACCCGGATCAGTTCCTCCAGAACGGCCGCCTGCCGGTCTCGCGGAAGGGGCTTCTCCGACAGCGCGAATCCCAGGAAAGCCCAATAGAGGATTTGCGCCCGCGGGCGGGCGATATCTGCAGGAATCCCGGACCCCTCCAGCAGGCTCTCGACATAACCAAGCCTGCGACGGTCGATCGCCTGAACCGCGGCACGAGCCACGGGGCTGAGCGTGGCCCAGCTGCGAATTGCCGACTCCAGCGCCGGCTTGCGACCGAAAGTCCGCCGCAGCAGCAATTCGATCGGGTCTTCGTTCCCGACCGCCGCCTCGATGCCCGCGATGATCTGTTCAGCGGCGACCTCGCGCCAGTAGGCCAAGACAGCCGCGTGGAACGCATCGACGTCGGCGAAATGCCAATAGAAGCTTCCCCGCGAGACGCCCATCGCCTTGGCGAGCGGCTCGGCCTTCAGCGCGGTGAATCCGCTTTCGGCCAGCGTCTTGAGGCCCTGGTCGAGCCAATCTTTTACAGACAGTTGATCGCTCATCGGGGCACCATACACAACTGTATTGACATTCGCCAGCGCTGCGCGCAAGTTCTCCATACAGTCATGTATGGAGGGACGGGCAATGCGCGATCTTCTGCTGCAATGTGCTGGAGTAGCCGCCGTCGTGGTCGCCATCATTCACGGCGTGCTCGGTGAAACCAAAGTGTTTGCGCGCGCGACCATCGAGCCGCCGCGCCTGCGCAACCTCATTCGTCTGGTCTGGCAGGCCAGTACGGTTGCATGGATTGGCGGTGGTGTGCTGCTGATCGCGGCACCGTGGATGGCGTCGGAGCCGGCGCGCCACTGGATCGTCGTGACGATGGCCGGCGTGTTTGCCTTCGGCGCGCTCGGCAACGCCTGGGCGATGCGCGGGCGGCACTTCGGATGGGTGGCGATGGGCGCGGTGGTGGGGCTAGCGGTGGCCGGCTATTGATCTACTGCAGCCCGGTGTCGCCACTGGTGCGTTTTTTCGCCAGGTCCATTTCCGTCACCGCAATCAGGATCTCGGCGCGGGTTTTCAGGTCAGGTGCTTCCAGCATCGCCTGCTTTTCCGGCGGGCCGTAGGGCGACATCATCGCCAGCGCGTTGACCAGCGCTTCGTTGGGCGCGCTCTCGATGCCCTCCCAGTCCACCTTGAGATTGTTGGCCTTGAGAAAGTCGGTCAGCACTTCGAGCAACGCCTCGCGATCGACGTCTTCTTCGCCCTTGCGGGCGGTGAAGTCGTCGAGGAAGGGGAAGTAATCGACCTTGCACTGCCGATAGGCCGTCAGCACGGTCAACTCCTCGAGCACCTTGAAGCGGGCGACGCCGGTGAGCTCGAGGATGTAGCGGCCGTCGCCAGCTTCGGCGAGCTGGGTGATGCGGCCGACGCAGCCGACGCGAAACAGCGCCGGCCTGGCTTCATCCTGGGAATGCGCCACGTCGGGTTGAATCATGCCGATCAGGCGATGCCCGTCGCGGAACGAATCATCCACCATCGCCAGATAACGCTGCTCGAACACGTTGAGCGGCATCTGGCCACGCGGCAGCAGCAGCGCGCCGGGCAGCGGAAATACCGGGATCACCTCGGGGAGGTCGCCGGGCCCGCGATAATCGGCATTGATCGGCATGTCCGGTTCCGGTGCTGCAGAGCGGGGACGGATTACGAGAACAGAATGGTCGATAGCCGCTTGCGGCCATCGACGGTGGCCTCGTCGGTCGGACCCCATGCTTCGAAGAATTGTACCAGCTGCTTGCGCGCGCCGTCCTCGTTCCACTTGCGATCGCGCTTGACGATTTCCAGCAGATGGTTGGTCGCCTCGGCACGCTGGTTGGCGGCATTGAGCGCGGTGGCGAGATCGAACCGGGCCTGATGGTCGAGCGGATTGGCGGCGACCTTCTGCTCCAGTTCGGTGATCGGGCCGAGCGCGCTGGCCTGCTCCAGCAGATCGATCTTGGCCTGCACGGCCTTGACCGCGGCATCATCGCGCTTGGCTGCTGGGACCAGTTCCAGCGTCTGCTTGGCCTGTTCAATGGCGCCGGTCTCGACGTAACAGCGCGCGAGGCCTGCCAGCGCCGGGATGCTGGTGGCGTCGGCGGCAATCACCTCGGCATAGATCGAGGCCGCGGCGGCTGGATTGCCCTCGGCGAGAATCGCTTCGGCTTCCAGCAGCAATTCGGCGGCGGTGGGCTCGGCGCCCGGCATGCCGGCGGTCAGCTTATCGATGAAGGCGGTGACCTGGCTTTCCGGCACCGCGCCCATGAATCCGTCAGCGGGCTGGCCGTTGACGAAGGCGATCACGGCGGGAATCGACTGGATCCCCATCTGACCCGGAATCTCCGGGTGCTCGTCGATATTCATTTTGACCAGCTTGACCTTGCCTTTGGCGGCGGTGACGGCCTTTTCGATGATCGGCGTCAGCGTGCGGCAAGGGCCGCACCACGGCGCCCAGAAGTCGATCAGCACCGGCTGGCGCTTGGATTCCTCAATGACATCCTGCACGAAGGTCCGTGTGGTCGTTTCCTTGATGAGTGCGGACGCTGCCTGCGGTGCCGAATCTGCCTGCGGCGCCTTGGCGCCGCCCTGTTCCAGTATGGTCACGTGAACCTCGCCTGATGTCCGGAAAATTTGGCCGCTTCTAGCATGGCCCGGCGCTTAAATGGCGCTGACGACAGCAATTTTCAATCGGGCGAAATGCCCCCGGCAGCGCTGATTCGGTCGCAGCGGTGCGTTTTTGCCGTTTCGGCATCGATTTCGACCGAAATCAGCTCGAATCGGCCGTTAAGGCCGATTAACCCAGCCATTCAGGCCGTAAGTCTGGCTGTTGCATTCGTGAGCCGCATTTGGCATAGGTCTGCGCGTTGACGGTGAGTGATCGCCGTCCAGCTTCTCGGATGCGGGTGTAGCTCAGTGGTAGAGCACGACCTTGCCAAGGTCGGGGTCGAGGGTTCGAATCCCTTCGCCCGCTCCAGAATTTCTTGGCTAATTTCTTGGCTCTTATTTTGACACGTTGATCTTCGATGACAGGCCGCCGCAAGGCGGCCTTGTCATTTGCGGATGTGAACGCGCGTCGCTTGAAATCATCAGGCGTTAGGCCGACAATCCCCAAACTCATCGGGTGCGGGACCAACGATGCCGGCAACAACGGATTCCAACCTGGAAATTGCCCGGCGCGCCAATGACGAGGCGCGGGCCGATTTTGCGACCTGGCTGATGATGGCGAAGCTGAACAGTATCGACGCGCTGCCACAGGAAGCGCAGGCCTTCTTTGCGGGCTACCGCGCTCTGCTGGCCCGCGACAAGCGATCCGAATCAGCCGCCGCCGAAGCCACCATTCAGCTCGTGTACCGGAGCTACTATTCCCGCATGGGCGGCACCGGCACGGCTCCCATCATCAAGACGGCTCCGAGAACAAGAACAATGCCCCAGAACCATGGCGATAACGTCACGCCCTTCCGCAAGATCAAGCCAAACACGCCGCCACCGCCGCGTGAAAAGAAAAAGCTGCCGGTGGCGCTGATCTTCATCGGCCTGGTGATCCTGGCGGTGCTTTACAATTACGCCAGCCGGGGCATGCTTTGAGCGTTGGCGCGGGAGCGCAATGGCCGGAGTTGCCCTATGCGGCGTGGCGCGCCAGCGCCGAGACCCTGCAGCTGTGGACCCAGATCGTCGGCAAGATACGGCTGTCAAAAACGCCGTGGCTGAATCACTCCTGGCACGTGGCGCTCTATGTCACCGCGCGCGGGCTGACGACCTCGCCGATCCCCGATGGCGCCCGCAGCTTTGAGGTCACGTTTGATTTCATCGACCATGTGCTGCGCATCGACACCAGCGACGGTGCGCGACGGCAGTTGCCGCTGCGGCCGCAATCGGTTGCGAGTTTTTACGCCGAGCTGCTGGTTGCGCTTGCCGAACTCGGCATGGACGTCGAAATCGACGACGTGCCCAATGAACTCGCCGAACCGATCCGCTTTAGCGAAGACCACAGCCATGCGAGCTACGATGCCGACGCCGTGCAACGGTTCGGGCAGGTGCTGCGGCAGGCCGATCGGGTGTTCAAGCAGTTCCGCACCGCATTTCTCGGCAAGGCCAGTCCGGTGCATTTCTTCTGGGGCAGTTTTGATCTCGCAGTGACGCGATTTTCCGGCCGCCGCGCGCCGGCGCATCCGGGCGACGTGCCGCATCTCGCCGACACCGTCGCCCGCGAGGCCTATTCGCACGAGGTCTCCAGCGCCGGGTTCTGGCCCGGCGGCGGTGCGATCGATTACCCCGCGTTTTATTCCTATGCCTATCCCGCGCCGGACGGCTTTGCGGCGGCGCGCGTAAAACCTGATGCGGCGTTCTTCAGCAAGGACCTCGGCGAATTCATCCTGCCCTATGACGCCGTCCGGACGTCGGCCGATCCGGATGCGGCGCTGCTGGATTTTCTGCAAAGCACGTATGAGGCCGCGGCCGATCTGGCCAAATGGGACCGCGCCGCACTCGAGTGCGCTATCGGACAGCCAGGAATGCCAAGGCGAATCTGATAGTTCGCTGCGCAGACTTCGCCGTGGCGCGCCAAAATTAAAATGGCTGTGCTCGGACCCGCTTGAAGAAATTCCCCCTCGACGTGTCGCCACCCGCCGCTGCCTCGTAGTTGCGCTTTTCACCTTGCGCAGTTGTGGTAGCATTTGGCGTCTGAAAAACAGCAGGCCAACAAAGTTCGTCTCGTACGTTCAAATAAACATTGCAGCCACAACGAGCTGCACAGGGAGTGACGCGATGACATCGATATTCAATCGATCCGTTTTTGCGTGCGCCGCGATCCTCGCCGTGGTGGGGATCAACCAGGTCAGCGCACAGGAAAAGCTCAAAAGCTACAAGTCCGATACCAAGGAATTCTGGACCCATCCGCCGGATGACTGGTTCCTCGGCGACGAGACCGAAGCCCAGAAGGGTCTGGCGCCGCCGGCCGGCCCGCCGACGGGTGCGTCGGATGCCGAACTCGCCGCCATGATGAAGAAGATCAAGCTGCCGGCCGGCTTCAAGATCGAGGTCTATGCCTCGGGTGTGCTGGCCGCCCGGCAGATGGCCTGGGGCGACAACGGCACGCTGTTCGTCGGCTCGTTCGGCCTCGGCAACGTCTATGCCATCACCGACAAGGGCGGCAAGAAAGAGGTCAAGACCATCGTCAAGGGGCTGAAGATGCCGACCGGCATCGCGTTCCGCGACGGCGCGCTCTACGTCATCGATATCGACAAGCTGATCAAGTACGACAACGCCGAAGCCAATCTCGACAAGCTCGGCGATGGCAAGGTGGTCTATGACGACATGCCGTCCTATGCCGCCCATGGCTGGAAATATCTCGCGCCGGACAAGGACGGCTGGTTCTACGTGCCGTTCGGACCGCCCTTCAACATCGGCCTGCCGCCCACCAGCCTGTCGCAGATCCGCCGCATCGATCCGAAGACCGGCAATGCCGAACTGGTCGCGCTCGGGGTCCGCAACAGCGTCGGCGGCGACGTCGATCCGCGCACCGGCAAATACTGGTTCACTGAAAACGCCCGCGACTGGATCAGCGACGACATGCCGAGCGACAAGCTCAACATGGTCTCGAAGCTCGGCGAGCATTTCGGCTATCCGTATTGCCACCAGGGCGACATGCCGGATCCGAAATTCGCGATGGGTCATCAGTGTTCGGAGTTCACGCCGCCGGTGCTGAATCTCGGCGCGCATGTGGCTCCGCTCGGGATGAAGTTCTACACCGGCGATCAATTCCCCGCCGAGTACAAGAACAACATCTTCATCGCCGAGCATGGCTCGTGGAATCGGCATAAGTATCAGGGCGCGCGGATCAAGCGCGTCACGGCCGACCCGGATGGCAAGAACGCCAAGCAGGAAATCTTTGCCTCCGGCTGGATCGAGGGCGACCAGGGCTATCTCGGCCGTCCCGCCGATATCGTGCTGGCCAAGGACGGGTCGATGCTTATCGCCGACGACTGGGCGGGCGCGATCTATCGCATCAGCTACGCCAAGTGATGGTTGTCATTCCGGGGCGCTTGCTTGCGACGCAAGTCGCATGCAGGCGAACCCGGAATCCCGAGCTGCTCAACCATCTCTGGATTCCGGGGATGCGTTCCAGCCGGCTTCGCCGACTGAAGCGCATCCCGGAATGACGAGCTTGGGTTTGTGATGGAAGTGCCAATGATGCGTCGCCTGCTTTGTCTCGCAGTGAGCTTGTCTGCCGGTGCGTTCCTGATCCAGCCCCTTCGCGCCGCCGCCGATCTCGCCGCCGGCAAAGAAAAGGCCGAGCTCTGCAGTGGCTGTCACGGTGAAAACGGCATCTCGCAGACCGAGAACATTCCGTCGCTGGCCGGTCAGCCCGATCTGTTTGTGCAGTGGCAGCTGATCTTCTTTCGCAGCGGCACCCGCAAGAACGAGCAGATGCAGCCGGTCGTCGAACAGCTCAGCAATGAGGATGTCCGCAATCTCGGCGCCTATTTCGCGTCGCTGGCGCCGGCGGCCAAGAAGCCTGACGATAATCCCGATCTGTCGCAGAAGGGCGCGCAAG is drawn from Nitrobacteraceae bacterium AZCC 2146 and contains these coding sequences:
- a CDS encoding 2-octaprenyl-6-methoxyphenol hydroxylase (product_source=KO:K03185; cath_funfam=3.50.50.60; cog=COG0654; ko=KO:K03185; pfam=PF01494; superfamily=51905; tigrfam=TIGR01988; transmembrane_helix_parts=Inside_1_6,TMhelix_7_29,Outside_30_406); amino-acid sequence: MAAQRGIVIGGGAFAGLALAVALRQGLGAGLPIIVADPALATRPSGDPRATAIVAACRRLFEAIGVWGSVAAQAQPILDMVVTDSKLEDATRPVFLTFAGEVEPGEPFAHMVENRQLIDELVKRAEVEGIDLRATAVTTFAARPDGVSVTLGDGSIIEASLLVAADGARSKLRERAGIATHGWDYDQSGIVVTVGHERDHQGRAEEHFLPAGPFAILPLTGRRSSLVWTEKRSEAARIVALPDEEFHGELEQRFGLHLGEVKALDKPRAFPLGYFVARSFIGERLALVGDAAHVIHPIAGQGLNMGLKDVAALAETIVDAARLGIDFGQADVLERYQRWRRFDTMAMGVATNSLNLLFSNKSTLLRSVRDIGLGLVDRLPPLKNVFIRQAAGLSGEIPRLLKGEAL
- a CDS encoding uncharacterized protein YbaR (Trm112 family) (product_source=COG2835; cath_funfam=2.20.25.10; cog=COG2835; ko=KO:K09791; pfam=PF03966; superfamily=158997), which encodes MTTSSPERQESTVDPKLLEILVCPLTKGQLEFDSSRQELISRKAKLAYPIRDGIPIMLPEEARKID
- a CDS encoding AcrR family transcriptional regulator (product_source=COG1309; cath_funfam=1.10.10.60; cog=COG1309; pfam=PF00440; superfamily=46689,48498) — translated: MENLRAALANVNTVVYGAPMSDQLSVKDWLDQGLKTLAESGFTALKAEPLAKAMGVSRGSFYWHFADVDAFHAAVLAYWREVAAEQIIAGIEAAVGNEDPIELLLRRTFGRKPALESAIRSWATLSPVARAAVQAIDRRRLGYVESLLEGSGIPADIARPRAQILYWAFLGFALSEKPLPRDRQAAVLEELIRVASR
- a CDS encoding hypothetical protein (product_source=Hypo-rule applied; superfamily=56176; transmembrane_helix_parts=Outside_1_4,TMhelix_5_24,Inside_25_44,TMhelix_45_67,Outside_68_71,TMhelix_72_94,Inside_95_116), with translation MRDLLLQCAGVAAVVVAIIHGVLGETKVFARATIEPPRLRNLIRLVWQASTVAWIGGGVLLIAAPWMASEPARHWIVVTMAGVFAFGALGNAWAMRGRHFGWVAMGAVVGLAVAGY
- a CDS encoding Lon protease-like protein (product_source=COG2802; cath_funfam=2.30.130.40; cog=COG2802; ko=KO:K07157; pfam=PF02190; smart=SM00464; superfamily=88697) produces the protein MPINADYRGPGDLPEVIPVFPLPGALLLPRGQMPLNVFEQRYLAMVDDSFRDGHRLIGMIQPDVAHSQDEARPALFRVGCVGRITQLAEAGDGRYILELTGVARFKVLEELTVLTAYRQCKVDYFPFLDDFTARKGEEDVDREALLEVLTDFLKANNLKVDWEGIESAPNEALVNALAMMSPYGPPEKQAMLEAPDLKTRAEILIAVTEMDLAKKRTSGDTGLQ
- a CDS encoding putative thioredoxin (product_source=KO:K05838; cath_funfam=1.25.40.10,3.40.30.10; cog=COG3118; ko=KO:K05838; pfam=PF00085,PF14559,PF14561; superfamily=48452,52833; tigrfam=TIGR01068), which produces MTILEQGGAKAPQADSAPQAASALIKETTTRTFVQDVIEESKRQPVLIDFWAPWCGPCRTLTPIIEKAVTAAKGKVKLVKMNIDEHPEIPGQMGIQSIPAVIAFVNGQPADGFMGAVPESQVTAFIDKLTAGMPGAEPTAAELLLEAEAILAEGNPAAAASIYAEVIAADATSIPALAGLARCYVETGAIEQAKQTLELVPAAKRDDAAVKAVQAKIDLLEQASALGPITELEQKVAANPLDHQARFDLATALNAANQRAEATNHLLEIVKRDRKWNEDGARKQLVQFFEAWGPTDEATVDGRKRLSTILFS
- a CDS encoding hypothetical protein (product_source=Hypo-rule applied; cath_funfam=1.20.5.190; superfamily=47170; transmembrane_helix_parts=Outside_1_124,TMhelix_125_144,Inside_145_149); amino-acid sequence: MPATTDSNLEIARRANDEARADFATWLMMAKLNSIDALPQEAQAFFAGYRALLARDKRSESAAAEATIQLVYRSYYSRMGGTGTAPIIKTAPRTRTMPQNHGDNVTPFRKIKPNTPPPPREKKKLPVALIFIGLVILAVLYNYASRGML
- a CDS encoding hypothetical protein (product_source=Hypo-rule applied; pfam=PF19459); this translates as MSVGAGAQWPELPYAAWRASAETLQLWTQIVGKIRLSKTPWLNHSWHVALYVTARGLTTSPIPDGARSFEVTFDFIDHVLRIDTSDGARRQLPLRPQSVASFYAELLVALAELGMDVEIDDVPNELAEPIRFSEDHSHASYDADAVQRFGQVLRQADRVFKQFRTAFLGKASPVHFFWGSFDLAVTRFSGRRAPAHPGDVPHLADTVAREAYSHEVSSAGFWPGGGAIDYPAFYSYAYPAPDGFAAARVKPDAAFFSKDLGEFILPYDAVRTSADPDAALLDFLQSTYEAAADLAKWDRAALECAIGQPGMPRRI
- a CDS encoding glucose/arabinose dehydrogenase (product_source=COG2133; cath_funfam=2.120.10.30; cleavage_site_network=SignalP-noTM; cog=COG2133; pfam=PF07995; smart=SM00564; superfamily=50952), with protein sequence MTSIFNRSVFACAAILAVVGINQVSAQEKLKSYKSDTKEFWTHPPDDWFLGDETEAQKGLAPPAGPPTGASDAELAAMMKKIKLPAGFKIEVYASGVLAARQMAWGDNGTLFVGSFGLGNVYAITDKGGKKEVKTIVKGLKMPTGIAFRDGALYVIDIDKLIKYDNAEANLDKLGDGKVVYDDMPSYAAHGWKYLAPDKDGWFYVPFGPPFNIGLPPTSLSQIRRIDPKTGNAELVALGVRNSVGGDVDPRTGKYWFTENARDWISDDMPSDKLNMVSKLGEHFGYPYCHQGDMPDPKFAMGHQCSEFTPPVLNLGAHVAPLGMKFYTGDQFPAEYKNNIFIAEHGSWNRHKYQGARIKRVTADPDGKNAKQEIFASGWIEGDQGYLGRPADIVLAKDGSMLIADDWAGAIYRISYAK
- a CDS encoding cytochrome c553 (product_source=COG2863; cath_funfam=1.10.760.10; cleavage_site_network=SignalP-noTM; cog=COG2863; pfam=PF00034; superfamily=46626), with amino-acid sequence MMRRLLCLAVSLSAGAFLIQPLRAAADLAAGKEKAELCSGCHGENGISQTENIPSLAGQPDLFVQWQLIFFRSGTRKNEQMQPVVEQLSNEDVRNLGAYFASLAPAAKKPDDNPDLSQKGAQAAVGRRCASCHTDTYAGTKAVARVAGQREEYLLKALHDYKSGVRAGGGMAAMADVAYPLSEEEIVALAHYLAHL